The DNA region TCGTGTTCTGGCAGGACCCGGACGAGGTCATCCTCCCCGGCCTCACCGAGAGCGCCGAGCTGTTCAGCAGGTCGGGAGACCCATCGGGATCCGCGCTCGCGTTGATCTCACTGGCCCTCGCCCTGCTCTCGGCCCAGGAGCCGGATCCCGCCCGGGCCGACGAGGCCCTCGAGACCAGCCTCGGGCAGTTCCGCGACGCTCGCTTCCGATGGGGAGAGGCCATGGCACTCGTCACGCTCGGCCGGGTCGCCCTGCTCGCCCGCAAGGAGCACGCCGCCCTCAACCGGTTCGAGGAGAGCCTCGCGCTCGCCGAGTCGGAACGCGACGACCTCGGCATCGCGATCGCACTGCACCACCTGGGATGGGCTCACCTCCTGCTCGGGTCGATCGAGCACGCCAGGCACTGCTTCGAACGGAGCCTGGCGGTCTCGGCCGGACTCGGACACGACGAGGGAGTGGCGTACGGCCTCGAGGGGCTCGTGGCCATCGCGGCCGCGGCGAGAGACATCGACCGCGCCGGCCGCCTCGCCGGAGCCGCCAGAATCCTCCGGGAACGCAGCGGCCTGTACAACGCGCCCACCTTCAGCTTCCACGAGGCCTACCTCGCACCCATCCGCGCCTCGGATGCCGCCCCCGCGCTCGCCGCAGCCGTCGCCGAGGGCGAGCGGATGACGGCCGAGACGGCCACCGACTACGCGCTCGCGCCAGCATCCGGGGCGCCAGGTCCCGAGGCCGCGCCAGGTCGCGAGGCCACGCCATGAGCGAGGCCACGCCATGAGCACCGAGCAGCGGCGTGGATCGGCGAATGAGGCGTCGACCGGGAGGCTGCCACCGGTTCGCGACGATCGGATCCTTCCGTTCACCTGGTGGCTCTCGCTCGCGATCATCCCGTTCCTCGTCGTGGCGAGCGTGCTGCTCTACCTGCTGCCCGGCAGCACCGACCAGACCTTCGCCTGGACCATCCAACCCGACATCACCGCGATGTTCCTCGGCTGCGCCTACCTCGGCGGCATCTGGTTCTTCCTGCAGGTGTTCCGGGTGGGGAAGTGGCACCGCATCAGCCACGGCCTGCCCGCGGTGTTCGTCTTCGCCACGCTCCTCAGCATCGCGACCTTCCTGCACTGGGACAGGTTCCACTTCGGCCACATCTCGTTCATCACCTGGGTGACGCTCTACGTCACCACGCCGGTTCTCGTGTTGGCGGCCGGCCTCCTCAACCGCCGCACCGACCCGAGGACGCCCGACCGGTTGGACGCCGTGATCCCGGGCGCCGTGCGAGCCCTCCTCGTCGTCGTGGGCGTGTCGGCCTTCGTCACGGGCGCCGTGCTGTTCGCCTTCCCGAATCTGCTCCTCGGCGCCTGGGCCTGGGAGGTCACCCCGCTCACCGCCCGGGTCGTGGGGGCCGTGCTCACGTTGCCGGGCACCGTGAACATCTGGATGCTGCGCGACGCGAGGTGGAGCGCCTTCCGCTGGGTGTTCCAGGCGCAGATCGTGAGCCTCGTGTTCATCGTGCTCGCTCTCGTGCTGCGCTGGGACGACCTCGTCTGGGAGCATCCGGCAGCCTGGGCGTTCACCATCGGCATCGGGTTCTCCCTCGTCGCCTACGTCGCCTTCTTCCTGCTCATGGATCGGCGACGCTTCACCGCTCCCGCAACCTGAAGGCATTCCTTCGGGCAGGCCTGCAGCGGCGCGGACAGACGCGCCGAGGTTCCTTCACACGGTGGAGCGTGCGTGACGGAAGCGCACCTTCTGCCCGGGCCTCAGCTGGGCGAAGGCGTCGACGGAGGCATCGGCCACGACGGCGATCACCGGGTATCCACCCGTCACCGGATGGTCGGCCAACAGCACCGTCGGCTGTCCGGATGGCGGCACCTGCACCGAGCCCGTGAGCATGCCCTCGCTGGGGAGTTCGTCGTGACCGCTGCGCTCGAGCACGGGTCCGGTGAGCCGCAGTCCGATGCGGTTCGACTCGGCCGACACCGACCACTCCTCCTCGAAGAACGCGGCGACGGCTGCAGGCACGAAGGTGTCGGCGCGCGGACCGGTGTGCGCCCGGATGTCGACTGCGGCGTCCGTCGGCGCCCAGAGCGTGAGCGGGTCGAGTGCCGGGATGGGAACGGATGCGGCGTCGCCGACGTGGATCCGATCGCCGGCGGCCAGTGGGGCGGGTCCGAGCCCCGAGAGCGTGTCCGTCGAGGAGGAACCGAGCACCGCGGTCGTCTCGATGCCGCCGCGCACAGCGAGGTAATACCGCAGGCCGTGCTCCGCCGTGCCGAATTGGAGCACGCTGCCGGATGCCGCCGGTATGGCGGCGTCGAGGCTGATGGTTCGCCCGTCGAGCCGCACCGGCCCCCACGCTCCCGTCACGGAGAACCAGATCGGCTCCCCGACACGCAGCCTGAGTCCGCCCACGGTCACCTCGAGGCCGGGAGCGCCCTCCGGATTGCCGACGAGGCGATTCGCCAGCCGGAGCGACCCCCGGTCCAGGGCGCCGGAGGCTCCGACGCCGAGGTGGGCGAAGCCCGGCCGCCCGAGGTCCTGAACGAGGCTCAGGGGACCGGCCTCCATGACCGTGATCGAGGGCGTCACGTCACAGCCTCGAATCTCACCGTGCCGCCCGGAACGAGAAGTGCCGGCGACATGGCGTCACTGTCCCACAGCACGGCCTCTGTCGTTCCGATGAGCTGCCAGCCGCCGGGGCTGCTGCGCGGATACACGCCGCCGAACTCGCCGGCGAGACCGACCGAGCCCGCGGGAACCAGCGTTCGAGGACTCGCCAGACGCGGCACGTCGTGAGTCCACTGCGTACTCGTGAGATAGCCGAAGCCCGGCGCGAAGCCGGTGAAGGCCACGCGCCAGGTGGCGGCGACATGGCGCTCGATCAGGTCCGCCGGGCGCAGGCCGAGCACCGTGGCCACCGATTCGAGGTCCGGCCCGTCGTAGCGCACCGGGATCACGACGGGCGCGAGTGTCGGCGCGGCTGCATCGGCCGGTCGAGCCGTTGCAGCGCGCATGATCCAGCGGCGCGCCTCGGAGAGCGTCAGCTGCGCCGGATCGACGGTGACGAGCACCGTCCTGGCCGCGGGCACCAGGTCGATGACGCCGCTGGGTCTCGACAGCTCCAGCGCCTCGTGCAGGGCCAGGACGGCGTCGAGCGACTCGAGCTCGACGAGCAGCGCCCTGTCGCCTGTCGGGAGGAAGCGCAGGGAGGCCTCCGCGACGGGAGGGGCGGCATCCGGTGGACTCATGCGAACGACCCGACCTCGACGTCGGCCCCGGCCAGCGCCTCCCGGACGGCTGCGGCGAGCGCCGGCGCTCCGGGGGTGTCACCGTGCAGGCACAGCGACGACGCGCGCAAGGGGATGCGGGTGCCATCGGTGGCGAGGACGCCCCGGCCCGTGGCGATCGCGACGGCTCGTTCTGCGACGAGGTCGGCGTCGTCGATGAGAGCGCGCGGCAGCGATCGCGGTGCGAGGGAGCCGTCGGGGAGGTAGGCACGATCGGCGAAAGCCTCCGTGAAGTAGGCGACCCCCTGAGCGACCGCCGCCCGCTCCAGGGCGCTGCGCGGCATGCCGAGGACTGCGGCGTCACCGCCATCGGCCAGCACCCTGCAGAACAGCTGCGCCAGATGATCGTCGACCTGCAGGCGGTTGTAGAGCGCTCCATGCGGCTTCACGTAGGCCATGGCCCCACCGGCCTCGGCTGCGGCGTGGCGCACCGAGCGGATCTGCACATCCCATTCGGCCATGAGCGTCGAGTCAGCGGCCTCCACCGCTCGCCGCCCGAAGCCCTCGCGGTCGTTGTACGACGGATGCGCTCCGATGGCCACCCCGTTCGCCACGGCCAGGCGGCAGCTCTCGGCGATCGTCTCGGCGTCCCCGGCGTGGAAACCGCAGGCGATGTTGGCACTCGAGATGAGCGGGAAGAGCGCGGCATCATCGCCGAGCCCCTCGCCGAGATCGCAGTTGAGATCGATGGTGTCGCCCACGTCTCCCATTCTGGCCACTCGCGTTGCACCGGCGCGACCCGCAGACTGGAGGGGGAGGCAGCGATATGACACGAATGCACCAGGCGGCAGCCGCTTTTGCCACGACCGTGTCCCTGATAGCGGCCCTCGCGGCGTGCAGCACCGGCGGCGGACCGTCGCGCGCTCCCAGCCCGTCACCGCCCGCGTCGTCGGCACCGCCGCGTCCGACGGGCACCTCGACGCCGAACCCCGTGCTGCAGCCTGTCCAGGTGACCGGCGATCCCGTCGAGCTCGCCTCAGGGCTGAACGCACCGTGGTCGATCCTCAGGCTCGCGAACGGCGCGACGCTGATCAGCGAGCGGGACACCGCCAGCGTGCTCGAGCTGCTCGCCGACGGCAGCACCCGGGTCATCGGTCAGGTCGACGGCGTCGTGCCGAACGGCGAGGGCGGACTCCTCGGCCTGGCCGCGCTCGAGGACTCCGCATCCGTCTGGATCTACGCGTACTTCACCGCCGCGGACGACAATCGGATCGTACGGATGCCGCTCTCCGGCGCCCCGGGGTCGCTCGGCCTGGGTACCCCTGAGCCCGTGCTCGACGGCATCGCGAAGGCCGGCAACCACGACGGCGGCCGCATCGCCTTCGGGCCGGACGGCATGCTCTACGCCACGGCCGGCGATGCCGGTGACGGCGCGCGATCGCAGGACCCGGCATCACTGAACGGCAAGATCCTGCGGATGACTCCGACCGGCGGAGTACCCGACGGCAACCCCTTCAGCACCCTCGTGTGGAGCCTCGGCCACCGCAATCCGCAGGGGATCGCCTGGGACTCGCAGGAACGGATGTGGGCCAGCGAGTTCGGCCAGAACACCTGGGACGAGCTCAACCTCATCACCCCCGGATCGAACTACGGCTGGCCTGTCGTCGAGGGAGCAGCGGGCGACCCGGCCTTCGTCGATCCCGTGCAGCAGTGGGCGACGACGGATGCCAGCCCGAGCGGTCTCGCGATCGTCAGCGACACGCTCTTCCTGGCCGCCCTCCGCGGCGAGCGCCTGTGGACCGTGTGGCCCGACGCCGGTCGCGCGCCGGAGGCCGCCTTCGAGGGCGTCTACGGCCGCATCCGCGACGTCGTGCCCGGAGCGGACGGAACGCTGTGGTTCATCACGAACAACACCGATGGGCGTGGCGACCCCCGAGACGGAGACGATCGGTTGTTCCAGGTGAGCCTGGGCCCAGCCGCCTGAGCTGTGGACACCGCTGCGATCGTGTCGCTCGGCGGGTTTATCCTCATCCCATGGCCGAACTCGAACGGGTGAAGGTGTGGGCGAACGCGCTCATCGCTCTGCACCTCGACCCCGCAGTGTGGTCTTTCGGCTTCGACAACGCCAAGAAGCGGGCCGGCCTCTGCAACTTCACGGAGAAGCGCATCACGGTCTCCCGCTACCTGGCCGCACGCTACGACGACGACGAGATCCACCAGGTCCTGCTGCACGAGGTGGCCCACGCCATCGCCGGTGCACGCGCCGCGCATGGGGCCCGATGGCTCTCCATCGCCCGCGACCTGGGCTACGAGGGCCGTCGAACCCACGACGGCGAGATCGCCCACGAACTCGCACCCTGGGTGGGAGTCTGCCCGGCCGGTCACGCGCACTTCCGCTATCGGCAGCCTGCGCGTCAACTGTCGTGCGGACTGTGCTCGCGGGGGTTCAACCAGGCCCACGTGATCAGTTGGTCTCGACGCGACATCAGCGCCGCAGCACGACGGCGGGCTGCCGCGGCCGCTGCGGAGTAGCGTTCGGTCGACTGGCCTCCGGCGGCAGACCGCGCGGGGCTCCTTCCCCATGGTGACCGATCGAAGCAGGGCCCGTAACCGACTACCGTGGTTTCGTGCCATCGACCCCACCGCCGACCCCAGCATCACCCGGTCTTCCCACGGGGCAGTGGTTCACGACCCGCGACGGCAAGCCGTGGTGGTTCGATTCCGGGGCGCTCTCCCTCGACTTCGCCTATACGGGCGACCTCGGCTTCGGGCATCCGGAGTGGGAGCAGTTGCACTCCCCCGACGACCTGGCCGCCTGGATCCTGGGGCGCTTCCCGGAGAGCGACGGCATCGTCCATCCGCGTCACCTCACCGACGGGATGATGCTGCGAGACGCCGTCGGCCGCCTGGCTGTGCAAGCCAGCCGAGGCGAGGCGTTCGAGCCGCGCGACGTCGATGCCGTCAACCTGTTCGCCGCGACCCCCGACATCCCGCCGGCGCTCGAGGGCGGATCCCGCCGTGCCGGCCGTCAGACCACCAGCACCAACCAGGCGTTCGCCACTCTCGCTCGTGATGCCGTCGCCGTCTTCTCCGCCGATGCCGTCGGGCGCGTCCGCGAGTGCGCCGCCGAGGACTGCGCCCTGGTACGTCGACACGTCCCGTGCCGGTACCCGCCGGTGGTGCTCGATGCAGCGGTGCGGCAATCGGGCGAAGGTACGCAAGTTCCGAGCGGCTCAGGCCGGGTAGAGCCGCAGCACGCGCAGTTCCTCCGAGGATCCGAGCGTCGCCGTTCGCCTGATCTCGGCGGCTGCGACGCCGGCCGCCAGAAGTTCCTGTGCTCCAGCGGATGCCGTGGCCAGGTGCGCGACGGCTCCGCGCAGCCCCGTGAAGGCAGCACAGGCGGCCGCCGCCTCCGGGGAGCAGTAGTCCAGTCCGACCGAGGCGAGAGCGTCGATCACGGCCCCGGCGCCGAGCAGATCCTCCACGGTGAAGCGGAGGGCATCGGAGGCGTCGTCGGCCTGCCCGTCTCCGCGGTCCGGTGCTCCAGCCGCCACGACACCGATCAGCACACGGCGACCGAGTCGCACCTGCAGGTCGAGGACGCGAGCGGCCACGACCGCCGCATCCGTCAGCCCGCCCTCGACGAACTCGGCCTGCGGCAGCTCGGCGAACAAGGCGGTCGGCGCGCCATCGTCTGCACCACCCAGTACGTCGACCCACACGACGATGTCGGCATCGGTTCCGATGCGGACGGCCCCGGATCGGCCCCAGTCGAACCGCACCTGGTACTTGGACTGGGCGTGGGGATGAGGGCTGGCGTCGGTCACCCCGCCATCGTAGGCAACCGCGCAAGGCCTCGCATGTCGCATGACGGCGGCCTACGCTTGCGGCCATGAAGGTCATGCTGAAGCTCGTGCTGGACTGCGACCCGGATGCGGCGTGGCGCGCCATCAGGAGTCCGGCCGTTCTCCGCGAGGTCGCGGCGCCCTGGCTGGGCTTCGACTCGCTCGAGGAGGGCGGCTTCCCGACAGTGTGGCCCGCCGGACCCCACAGGGTCGACGCCCTGGCCCTCGGCGCGGTCTCGGTCGGGGAGGAGGTCATCGACCTGAGCTTCCCCGGAGGGCTGCCCGACGGCGTGCGGATGCTGAAGGACGGCGGGGGCGGGCGCAGCGGCGTGATGGCCGGCATCACCGCATGGAATCATCGAATGGCGATCTCTCCAGACCCCGCCGGCTCGGGTGGCACGCTCTACAGGGACCGCCTCGAGTTCAGCGCCGGCCCGGTGACCGCCCTGGCCTGGTACCCGACGTGGCTGTTCTGGCAGTGGCGCGGGGTTCGGCTGCGCCAGCTGGCCCCGACCTGGGCCTACGACATCGGCGTGGATGCGGAGACGGTGCGCTGAACCGTCAGCGGTAGGAGGGCGCGCGCATCTGCGCCCTGATCACGTCGAAGTCGTGGCGACTCAGCTCGATGAGACCGCGCCGGAGCTGGTAGCCCCAGTTGGGCGACGCCGTCGTGAACTCGAGGGCGCCCAGCAGCGGACGGATCGGGACGGCCTGCGCCTCGCGGTCGTAGTCGATTCGCCTGCGCCACGGCCGGAACGTGTCGCCTCCCGTGACCGCATGCCCGTCCGTCGCCTGATAGACGCTGTCGTCGGCGACTCGCCCGATGGCCGTGAACTCCCGGAGTGGATCACCGTCGGGAAAGCTCACGCGAGGCGAGTAGTAGATGAGTCCATCCGCCTCCCTGAGGCGCGACACCGCCGCCTTGGACCCGTGATTGAACTGGGCGATCCCCTGCGCGACACCGTGCAGCACGTGATCGCGCTGCACCACTCCGAGCCAGAATCTGATCGCCACGACTCCGATTCTGGTGCACGCATCCGACACTCCCGGCACGTCGAGGGTTAGCGTGGCGGCATGGGGTCGACTCTGGGTGCTCTGCAGGTGACCGATTGGCGTCGTCGCGTCTTCGGTCTCTACGCCGGTGTTCGGCAGTTGAGCGGGCATGATCCCGCCGCCGGGCACGAGCTGTGGCGGTCGGGACGCGACGAGCTCTTCGCCGGGCACCCGGCATCGCCGTTGCTCCCCGACGACCGCTCGGCCTTCACCGGACTCCCGATCGCCCCGTACGACCCCGACTGGCGATTCGAGCTCGAGGTGCACCGCGCCGAGGAACCGCACCGGCTCTCGGTCGAGACCGGCACCGACGGCGTCGTCACCTTCGCCCTGGTCGGCACCGTGCGGCTGGCCTACATCGGAACGCTCGACGTCTGGCGGCACACCGGCTACGGGGGCGGATTGTTCCTGCCCGTGCGCGATGGCCTCGCGGGCCAGCCGGGCGGCACCTACGGGGGTGGGCGCTATCTTCTGGACACCATCAAGGGTGCAGACCTCGGCCCGGGAGCCGATGACGACGCCCTCGTCCTCGACTTCAACTTCGCCTACAACCCGTCGTGCGCCTACGACCCGTCCTGGGAATGCCCGCTCGCCCAGCCCGGCAACACCGTCACGACGCCGATACCCGTCGGCGAGCACTCCGCTCGCTAGGTGGAGGGCAGAAAAATGGGGCTCACCCTGGTCCGACCCGAACGGACAGGGGAGCCCCCGCTACACCCGGCAATAGGGTGATGAGCGCAGTTAGATGCTGCCATGAATCGAAGCCCGCGAACCACAAATGCGATTCGACGCGCCGGGGAGAACGCTGAATTCCGGCGCGCCATCACTGTAATTCCGCGATCGTGAGCGATCCTCGCCTCTTTCCGCCGCCTGATGCACTGTTTCGGCTCTCAGCACGTCGTCAGCACACATCCGCTAGAGTGGAACCACTTGCGAACGTATTGATGCGTTCCCTGCGTCGTAGAACGCTTTCTTTGCGATGCGCGCCGGGCCTCTCCGCCCCGCTGCATCCAGCGATCGACAATTCATACGGCGAACGGATGTGCCCACTGGCACCTTCGCCACACTTCTGAACGAAGCGCCGTCGCTTTCGATGCGATGGTTCGCGTTCAGAGCAGCCTGAAAGGCACACCCCTTGACTGACAACACCACCACGTTCGCCTCGCTCGGCGTTCCCGCACCGCTCGTCGCAGTGCTCGCCAAGCAGGAGAAGGCGACCGCCTTCCCCATCCAGGTGGACACCCTCCCCGACACCCTGAAGGGCCGCGACGTGCTCGGCCGTGGGAAGACCGGATCGGGCAAGACCCTCGCGTTCTCCCTCCCCCTCGTCGCCCGCCTCGGCGGCGAACTCGCCGGCGGCCGTCGTCGCGCAGGGCGCCCGCTCGCTCTCGTGCTCGCACCGACGCGTGAGCTCGCCACCCAGATCACCGCCGTCATCGAGCCGCTGGCCGACGCCTACGGGCTGAAGAGCACCACCATCTACGGCGGAATCAACCAGAAGCGGCAGGTCGACGCCCTCAACGCCGGCGTCGACATCGTCGTGGCCTGCCCCGGCCGCCTCGAGGACCTGATGAAGCAGGGCTTCGTCTCCCTCGACGCCATCGAGATCACCGTGCTCGACGAGGCCGATCACATGGCCGACCTCGGCTTCCTCCCCGTGGTGACCCGCATCATGGACAAGACGCCCCAGAGCGGACAGCGGATGCTGTTCTCCGCGACTCTCGACAACGGCGTGGACAAGCTCGTCAAGCGCTACCTGCACAACGAGATCCTGCACTCCGTCGACGAGGCCAACTCCCCCGTCGCAGCGATGACCCACCACGTCTTCGAGGTGAGCGACCTCGATGCGAAGAAGCGCCTCGTCGAGACCCTCGCCAGCGGCACCGGTCGTCGCATCCTGTTCATGCGCACCAAGCACCACGCCAAGAAGCTGGCCAAGCAGCTCACCGACTCGGGCATCCCCTCGGTCGATCTGCACGGCAACCTGTCGCAGCCGCAGCGCGACCGCAACCTCGCCGCCTTCTCCGAGGGCTCGGCCCGGGTTCTCGTGGCGACGGATGTCGCGGCGCGCGGCGTGCACGTCGACAACGTCGAGCTGGTCGTGCACGTCGACCCTCCCATGGAGCACAAGGCGTACCTGCACCGCTCGGGTCGCACGGCTCGCGCCGGCAGCGAGGGCGACGTCGTCACCGTCATCACCCCCGGCCAGAAGCGCGATGTCGAGCAGCTCATGCGCAAGGCCGCCATCCAGGTGAAGCCGCAGCAGGTCACGCACGAGTCGGCCGCGGTCTCCGCCCTCGTCGGCGAGGTCGCCGCCTACGTCAAGCCGGCTCCTCGCGCAGCCGCCCAGCAGCAGGGCGGTGGCGGCCGCTCGCAGGGCGCCAACGCCCAGCGCAAGCGCGCGAACCGCGACGAGCGCACCGGTGGTACGGATGCCGCGGCTCGCCCGCGTCGTGACCGCTCCGGTCGCCCCACTGAGCAGGGCGCCGGCCGCTCGCGTTCATCCGAGCAGGGTCAGGGACGTTCGCGCTCCGGCGCCGCCACCGGCGGCTCCGCTCGCTCGGGCGGCACCGGGCGCTCCGGCTCCGGCCGCTCCGGCGGGCTGACCGTCGGCAGTGTCGTGCGGTCCTCCTCGTCGCAGGGCCGCGGCCCGCGTCGCGCCCAGGGCTAGTCCTTCTCTCGTCGAACGCGCGGTCCCTCCTTGCGGAGGGGCCGCGCGTTCATGCGTCGTCGGCGAGCGCCGGTCGGGTCGATTTCGCGTTGACGGAAGCCCGCTCTAGTCTCGTTCCATGAGCACCGAAGTAGTTGTTCGCCCCGTCCGCGACGTCGACGCCGAGATGCTGGGGCGAGTTCACGCGACCTGCTGGCACGAGGATTACGACACCCTCGTGAGCACCGCCGTGCTCGAGAACCTGTCGCCGCGGCGCATGGCCGAACTGTGGACGCACTGGATGAACCAGGGCGAGTCGTACACCCACGTCGCGGCCCTCGTCGATCACGAGATCGTCGGCTTCGCCGGCTCGGGTCCGGCACGCGACGAAGACGCCCCACGGGAGCGCGAGCTCTTCTTCATCCACCTCCTCGACGCCTGGCACGGTCACGGTATCGGCCAGCGACTGTTCGATGCCGTCATCCCCGAGGGACCCGCCTATCTGTGGGTGCCGGAGGCGAACACCCACGCCATCCACTTCTACGAGCGCAATGGCTTCGTCGCCGACGGCGCTTCGCACGACGAGCCCTTCCTCGGCGAGATCATCCACGAGATCCGGCTCGTCCGCTAGATGAGAACCTCCGTCATCCTCGACGTCGACACCGGAGTCGATGACGCCCTCGCCATCCTGTTCGCTGTCGCCCACCCCGACATCGACGTGCGCGGCATCACCTGCGTGGCCGGCAATGCCGGCCTCGATCAGGTCGTGGCGAACACCCTGAGCATCCTCGACGCCGCCCGAGCGCCCGACATCCCCGTGGCGGCCGGTGCCCGGCGTCCGCTGATCGAGGCCGCTCGCTCGGCGACAGAGGTGCACGGCGCCGACGGCCTCGGCGGCGTCGAACTCCCGGCATCCGTCCGCCAGCCGCACCCCGATGGTGCCGTCGCCCTGATGCGACGCCTGCTCCTCGAGAGCGCCGAGCCGCTGACGCTGGTCGCACTCGCACCGCAGACCAACCTCGCCCTGCTGCTGCGCACCCACCCCGAGGTGGTGCCCCACATCGAGCGCATCGTGTTCATGGGCGGTTCTGCCAGCATCGGAAACGCGACGTCGGTCGCCGAGTTCAACGTCTGGCATGATCCGGAAGCCGCAGCCATCGTGCTCGACTCCGGAGTGCCGTGCTACATGTACGGCCTCGACGTCTTCAATCACGTCTCGGTGCCCTTCGACACGGCCCTCGCCCTCGCCGCGCGGAAAGACGTCGGCGGCCGGGTGGTGGGCGAGTTGCTGGGCAACCGGGTGAAGGCCGCCGGGGACTACTCGGGGCTCATCGGCGACGCAGGCGCTGTGTGCGCGATCGTCGATCCGGGTGCCGTCGGCACTCAGATCCGTCCCGTCCGGGTCGAACTGGCCGGCCACTCCCGAGGCCAGACCGTCGTGGACCGCCGCGAGGCATCAGGCGAGGATCTCCTGCACGGTCTGGCGGCCGCGACCGTCCATGTCGAGGTCGCCCTCTCGGTGGACGCCGACCGGATGATTCGGCTCTTCCTCGCGACTGTCGCACCGTAGGCGCCGCAGAAGCGCCGAAAGCACCCCCCGAACGGGGACGTTTCGCGTGTCGCGCCCTGCCCCCACCCCCTGAGTTCATGGGAGCATGGCCGCGGCGGACACGGCCGCCGCGCCATCGTCGACGCGAGACCGACAGAAGGAGTCCGACGTGAGTGACCTGCTCCCCGCTGTGCGCCCCCGCGGCCGGCACGCGAATCCCGATGTCCCCGTCGATGCGCCGAGTGCAGCATCTACGGCTTCCGTGGCACCAGCAGCCTCGGCAGAGCCCGCTCTCCTCTCCGAACCCGCCCTGCTTCCCGACCCTGCTCCCGCACCGGCTGCCGAACCGGCTCCCGCCGCGGAGGCCGCCCCACCAGCGGCACCCGCACCAGCGACCGGCGCCGACATCATCGACGCCGAGATCGTCGATGATGTCGATGACAGCGACACCATGCCCGACGCCCCGGCGGATCCCGTCCACGTCCTCGTCGACTCCGACTCCAACTCCTTCGCGGCGGAACAGGAGCAGCAGCCCGAGCCGCAGCCGGCGACATCCGTCGACCCGGGCGATTCCACGGAGACCGAGCAGCCGGCGACCTCCGCGTGGGCCCCGCCGCCCTGGGAAGCCCCATCCGCTCCTCTCAGCGCATCAGCCGCTCCCTCCATCGACGCCGCACAGCCGGCGGCTCTCAGCTCCTTCGCGCCCCCCGTCGCCACGGCCGTTCTCGACGGGCCCGCGCCCGAGTCGGCTGCTCTTCCCGCGCCGGTTCCCGCCGTGTCCAGCACGGCATCACCGGTCTTCTTCGGTCTCGCGCCCGTCGCTTC from Leifsonia sp. Root1293 includes:
- a CDS encoding biotin-dependent carboxyltransferase family protein: MTPSITVMEAGPLSLVQDLGRPGFAHLGVGASGALDRGSLRLANRLVGNPEGAPGLEVTVGGLRLRVGEPIWFSVTGAWGPVRLDGRTISLDAAIPAASGSVLQFGTAEHGLRYYLAVRGGIETTAVLGSSSTDTLSGLGPAPLAAGDRIHVGDAASVPIPALDPLTLWAPTDAAVDIRAHTGPRADTFVPAAVAAFFEEEWSVSAESNRIGLRLTGPVLERSGHDELPSEGMLTGSVQVPPSGQPTVLLADHPVTGGYPVIAVVADASVDAFAQLRPGQKVRFRHARSTV
- a CDS encoding 5-oxoprolinase subunit B family protein is translated as MSPPDAAPPVAEASLRFLPTGDRALLVELESLDAVLALHEALELSRPSGVIDLVPAARTVLVTVDPAQLTLSEARRWIMRAATARPADAAAPTLAPVVIPVRYDGPDLESVATVLGLRPADLIERHVAATWRVAFTGFAPGFGYLTSTQWTHDVPRLASPRTLVPAGSVGLAGEFGGVYPRSSPGGWQLIGTTEAVLWDSDAMSPALLVPGGTVRFEAVT
- a CDS encoding LamB/YcsF family protein, translating into MGDTIDLNCDLGEGLGDDAALFPLISSANIACGFHAGDAETIAESCRLAVANGVAIGAHPSYNDREGFGRRAVEAADSTLMAEWDVQIRSVRHAAAEAGGAMAYVKPHGALYNRLQVDDHLAQLFCRVLADGGDAAVLGMPRSALERAAVAQGVAYFTEAFADRAYLPDGSLAPRSLPRALIDDADLVAERAVAIATGRGVLATDGTRIPLRASSLCLHGDTPGAPALAAAVREALAGADVEVGSFA
- a CDS encoding PQQ-dependent sugar dehydrogenase, which gives rise to MTRMHQAAAAFATTVSLIAALAACSTGGGPSRAPSPSPPASSAPPRPTGTSTPNPVLQPVQVTGDPVELASGLNAPWSILRLANGATLISERDTASVLELLADGSTRVIGQVDGVVPNGEGGLLGLAALEDSASVWIYAYFTAADDNRIVRMPLSGAPGSLGLGTPEPVLDGIAKAGNHDGGRIAFGPDGMLYATAGDAGDGARSQDPASLNGKILRMTPTGGVPDGNPFSTLVWSLGHRNPQGIAWDSQERMWASEFGQNTWDELNLITPGSNYGWPVVEGAAGDPAFVDPVQQWATTDASPSGLAIVSDTLFLAALRGERLWTVWPDAGRAPEAAFEGVYGRIRDVVPGADGTLWFITNNTDGRGDPRDGDDRLFQVSLGPAA
- a CDS encoding SprT-like domain-containing protein, whose translation is MAELERVKVWANALIALHLDPAVWSFGFDNAKKRAGLCNFTEKRITVSRYLAARYDDDEIHQVLLHEVAHAIAGARAAHGARWLSIARDLGYEGRRTHDGEIAHELAPWVGVCPAGHAHFRYRQPARQLSCGLCSRGFNQAHVISWSRRDISAAARRRAAAAAAE
- a CDS encoding CGNR zinc finger domain-containing protein produces the protein MPSGASASAPPRTAPWYVDTSRAGTRRWCSMQRCGNRAKVRKFRAAQAG
- a CDS encoding EVE domain-containing protein, whose product is MAIRFWLGVVQRDHVLHGVAQGIAQFNHGSKAAVSRLREADGLIYYSPRVSFPDGDPLREFTAIGRVADDSVYQATDGHAVTGGDTFRPWRRRIDYDREAQAVPIRPLLGALEFTTASPNWGYQLRRGLIELSRHDFDVIRAQMRAPSYR
- a CDS encoding DUF1684 domain-containing protein; translation: MGSTLGALQVTDWRRRVFGLYAGVRQLSGHDPAAGHELWRSGRDELFAGHPASPLLPDDRSAFTGLPIAPYDPDWRFELEVHRAEEPHRLSVETGTDGVVTFALVGTVRLAYIGTLDVWRHTGYGGGLFLPVRDGLAGQPGGTYGGGRYLLDTIKGADLGPGADDDALVLDFNFAYNPSCAYDPSWECPLAQPGNTVTTPIPVGEHSAR
- a CDS encoding DEAD/DEAH box helicase translates to MTDNTTTFASLGVPAPLVAVLAKQEKATAFPIQVDTLPDTLKGRDVLGRGKTGSGKTLAFSLPLVARLGGELAGGRRRAGRPLALVLAPTRELATQITAVIEPLADAYGLKSTTIYGGINQKRQVDALNAGVDIVVACPGRLEDLMKQGFVSLDAIEITVLDEADHMADLGFLPVVTRIMDKTPQSGQRMLFSATLDNGVDKLVKRYLHNEILHSVDEANSPVAAMTHHVFEVSDLDAKKRLVETLASGTGRRILFMRTKHHAKKLAKQLTDSGIPSVDLHGNLSQPQRDRNLAAFSEGSARVLVATDVAARGVHVDNVELVVHVDPPMEHKAYLHRSGRTARAGSEGDVVTVITPGQKRDVEQLMRKAAIQVKPQQVTHESAAVSALVGEVAAYVKPAPRAAAQQQGGGGRSQGANAQRKRANRDERTGGTDAAARPRRDRSGRPTEQGAGRSRSSEQGQGRSRSGAATGGSARSGGTGRSGSGRSGGLTVGSVVRSSSSQGRGPRRAQG
- a CDS encoding GNAT family N-acetyltransferase is translated as MSTEVVVRPVRDVDAEMLGRVHATCWHEDYDTLVSTAVLENLSPRRMAELWTHWMNQGESYTHVAALVDHEIVGFAGSGPARDEDAPRERELFFIHLLDAWHGHGIGQRLFDAVIPEGPAYLWVPEANTHAIHFYERNGFVADGASHDEPFLGEIIHEIRLVR